One part of the Halobacteria archaeon AArc-dxtr1 genome encodes these proteins:
- the gatA gene encoding Asp-tRNA(Asn)/Glu-tRNA(Gln) amidotransferase subunit GatA has protein sequence MSGNIFITDERIDGDGDGPLAGRTVAVKDNISTAGLRTTCGSQMLADYVPPYDATVVSRLKEAGATIAGKTNMDEFGMGTTTETSHFGPTDNPAAPGHVPGGSSGGSAAAVAAGEADLALGSDTGGSIRCPAAFCGVVGIKPTYGLVSRYGLVAYGNSLEQIGPFANSVEDAAALLDVIAGPDERDATTREAPSASDSRADDARARSEGEGSAYAAAADGDVDGLTIGIPTELVEGADEGVLEAFWDAIDELEDRGAKYRDVSLPSVEHAVEAYYVIAMSEASSNLARFDGVRYGHDAEADGNWNERFSQTRKEGFGDEVKRRILLGTYALSAGYHDKYYKKAQDARAWVKQDFDEALSEVDVLASPTMPVPPFELGESLDDPLQMYLADANTVPVNLADLPAISVPIGETDGLPVGLQFVGPAFGEERIIRAGSALE, from the coding sequence ATGTCTGGCAACATTTTCATCACCGACGAGCGGATCGACGGCGACGGCGACGGCCCCCTCGCGGGGCGGACGGTCGCCGTCAAGGACAACATCTCGACAGCGGGGCTGCGGACGACCTGTGGCTCACAGATGCTCGCCGACTACGTCCCGCCTTACGACGCCACCGTCGTCTCCCGACTCAAGGAGGCAGGAGCGACGATCGCCGGCAAGACGAATATGGACGAGTTCGGGATGGGGACGACCACCGAGACCTCCCACTTCGGCCCGACCGACAACCCCGCTGCGCCGGGCCATGTCCCCGGGGGCTCTTCGGGCGGCTCCGCTGCCGCCGTCGCAGCCGGCGAGGCCGACCTCGCACTCGGCTCCGACACCGGCGGCTCGATCCGCTGTCCGGCTGCCTTCTGTGGCGTCGTCGGCATCAAGCCCACCTACGGGTTGGTCTCGCGATACGGGCTCGTCGCCTACGGCAACAGCTTGGAGCAGATCGGCCCGTTCGCGAACTCCGTCGAGGACGCGGCGGCACTGCTCGACGTCATCGCCGGGCCGGACGAGCGCGACGCGACGACGCGCGAGGCACCCAGTGCCTCGGATAGTCGAGCGGACGACGCCCGGGCCCGCAGCGAGGGCGAAGGCTCCGCGTACGCCGCCGCGGCCGACGGCGACGTCGACGGGCTCACGATCGGCATCCCGACGGAGCTCGTCGAAGGCGCCGACGAGGGCGTCCTCGAGGCGTTCTGGGACGCGATCGACGAACTCGAAGACCGGGGCGCGAAGTACCGCGACGTCTCGCTTCCCTCCGTCGAGCACGCCGTCGAAGCCTACTACGTGATCGCGATGTCGGAAGCCTCCTCGAACCTCGCCCGGTTCGACGGCGTCCGCTACGGCCACGACGCCGAGGCCGACGGCAACTGGAACGAGCGATTCTCACAGACCCGCAAGGAGGGCTTTGGCGACGAGGTCAAGCGCCGCATCCTCCTCGGAACCTACGCCCTCTCGGCGGGTTACCACGACAAGTACTACAAGAAGGCACAGGACGCCCGCGCCTGGGTCAAACAGGACTTCGACGAGGCGCTCTCCGAGGTCGACGTACTCGCCTCGCCGACGATGCCCGTTCCGCCGTTCGAACTCGGCGAGAGTCTTGACGATCCGCTCCAGATGTATCTCGCGGACGCGAACACGGTTCCCGTCAACCTCGCGGATCTCCCCGCTATCTCGGTTCCGATCGGCGAGACCGACGGTCTCCCCGTCGGCCTCCAGTTCGTCGGCCCCGCATTTGGTGAGGAGAGGATTATTCGGGCTGGCAGCGCGCTGGAGTAA
- a CDS encoding acyl--CoA ligase: MDAPVDWPTRDLLRHRREATPERTAVVDVETGREWSYWEFDRYVDGMVRNLGVFRGDRIATVVGTRPAFAGLVFAAMRTGAVLAPCSTRETGSELSAVGERIDPDLIVCESATTSAAAAIADVPVREIDDLVPDGEAGDELTADEPMTDEPPAIEPVPRERDETFLLSFTSGTSGRPKGVRLTVGNLVASATASAFRLGVCPADRWLCALPMYHMGGLAPLIRTTLYGTTLVIQRSFEPRATADILAEHEITGVSLVPTMCKRLLDAGWTPSKSLRFVLLGGAPASEALIERCLDAGVPVYPTYGMTETASQVATATPDEVRDHPETVGQPLLGTEVTIVDATGEPLGSGETGEIVVSGPTVSPGYLDAETTATAFCENGLRTGDLGSRDVDGRLRITGRRSDRIVTGGENVDPEEVTAALESHPEIRTAAVVGLPDPEWGERVAALVVPASGTKMRNADGAEDATPCPSLESVFDHCEDRLAGFKRPKTVGYTEELPRTPSGTVDREAVRKRLEYDGVEPQETS, encoded by the coding sequence ATGGACGCGCCAGTCGACTGGCCGACAAGGGACCTGCTGCGCCACCGGCGAGAGGCGACGCCGGAGCGAACCGCCGTCGTCGACGTCGAAACAGGCCGGGAGTGGAGCTACTGGGAGTTCGACCGGTACGTCGACGGGATGGTCCGGAACCTTGGGGTCTTCCGGGGCGATCGGATCGCGACCGTCGTCGGCACCCGGCCGGCGTTCGCGGGACTCGTTTTCGCCGCGATGCGGACGGGCGCAGTGCTCGCACCGTGCTCGACCCGCGAGACGGGAAGCGAACTCTCGGCGGTCGGCGAGCGGATCGATCCCGACCTGATCGTCTGCGAGTCGGCGACGACGTCGGCGGCTGCGGCGATCGCGGACGTCCCCGTCCGAGAGATCGACGACCTCGTTCCGGACGGCGAAGCTGGCGACGAACTGACGGCTGACGAACCGATGACCGACGAGCCGCCAGCGATCGAGCCGGTCCCCAGAGAGCGCGACGAGACGTTCCTCCTCTCGTTTACCTCTGGCACGTCGGGCCGACCGAAAGGCGTCCGGCTCACGGTCGGAAACCTCGTCGCGAGCGCGACCGCCTCGGCGTTCCGACTCGGCGTCTGCCCAGCCGATCGATGGCTCTGTGCGCTCCCGATGTACCACATGGGCGGACTCGCGCCCCTCATCCGGACGACGTTGTACGGCACCACCCTCGTGATCCAGCGCTCGTTCGAGCCGCGGGCGACCGCCGACATCCTCGCGGAGCACGAAATCACAGGCGTCTCGCTCGTGCCGACGATGTGTAAGCGGCTGCTCGACGCGGGGTGGACGCCCTCGAAGTCGCTGCGGTTCGTACTGCTCGGGGGCGCACCCGCGTCCGAAGCGCTGATAGAGCGGTGTCTGGACGCGGGCGTACCGGTCTATCCGACCTACGGGATGACCGAGACCGCCTCCCAGGTCGCGACTGCGACGCCCGACGAGGTCCGCGACCACCCCGAAACCGTCGGCCAGCCACTCCTCGGAACCGAGGTGACGATCGTCGACGCGACGGGCGAGCCACTCGGGTCCGGCGAGACTGGCGAGATCGTCGTCTCCGGGCCGACAGTTTCTCCCGGCTACCTCGACGCGGAGACGACGGCGACGGCGTTCTGCGAGAACGGCCTCCGGACCGGCGACCTCGGCTCTCGTGACGTGGACGGTCGACTCCGAATTACGGGCCGGCGAAGCGACCGGATCGTCACCGGCGGCGAGAACGTCGATCCCGAGGAGGTGACAGCCGCCCTCGAGAGCCACCCCGAGATTCGCACCGCGGCCGTTGTCGGCCTCCCAGATCCCGAATGGGGTGAGCGCGTCGCCGCGCTGGTGGTGCCTGCGTCCGGAACCAAAATGCGGAACGCGGATGGGGCTGAGGACGCGACGCCATGTCCGTCTCTGGAGTCGGTTTTCGACCACTGTGAGGATCGTCTTGCCGGTTTCAAACGGCCAAAGACGGTCGGATACACCGAAGAGCTCCCCCGGACGCCGTCGGGGACCGTCGACCGGGAAGCGGTCCGAAAGCGTCTCGAGTACGACGGAGTGGAACCCCAGGAGACGAGTTAA
- the menC gene encoding o-succinylbenzoate synthase encodes MTETYDPDHERDLNLAYREFSLELSDPLETAAGKIDRREGFLVRIDDGETVGYGEAAPLPGWTEPLADCERALERATTAIDEGAFAAVEAVDDIPATRHAVTLALADLRSTRASTPLYRHLGAESMVARVPANATLGDGGPDETVAAAKRAVERGFRCCKLKVGQRAVEADVERIRRVREAVGPEIELRADANGAWSDEQARQAVSGFAEHDLALLEQPLPADELEGHAALRDQGVDIALDEGVHEHGVDAIIGSGAADALVLKPMALGGVDRARDIAIWTSQLGVKTIVTTTIDAVAARTGAVHLAAAIPDVPACGLATGDRLATDLARDPVLFENGAAVVPQAKGLGVSDLWEE; translated from the coding sequence GTGACTGAAACCTACGATCCAGATCACGAGCGCGACCTGAACCTCGCGTACCGGGAGTTCTCACTCGAGTTGTCCGATCCCCTCGAGACCGCCGCCGGGAAGATCGATCGCCGGGAGGGCTTTCTCGTCAGGATCGACGACGGTGAAACCGTCGGCTATGGCGAGGCAGCCCCGCTTCCGGGCTGGACCGAACCGCTCGCCGACTGCGAGCGCGCCCTCGAGCGGGCCACTACAGCGATCGATGAGGGCGCGTTCGCCGCGGTCGAGGCCGTCGACGATATCCCGGCGACCCGCCACGCGGTGACGCTTGCGCTCGCCGACCTGCGGTCGACGCGCGCCTCGACGCCGCTGTATCGCCACCTCGGCGCCGAATCGATGGTCGCCCGCGTCCCGGCCAACGCAACGCTTGGCGATGGCGGACCCGACGAGACCGTCGCGGCCGCCAAGCGGGCCGTCGAGCGCGGCTTTCGGTGTTGCAAGCTGAAGGTTGGCCAGCGCGCCGTCGAGGCGGACGTAGAGCGGATCCGTCGCGTGCGAGAGGCGGTCGGCCCCGAGATCGAACTGCGAGCAGACGCCAACGGTGCCTGGAGCGATGAACAGGCCCGGCAGGCCGTTTCCGGGTTCGCCGAGCACGATCTCGCGCTGCTCGAGCAGCCGCTGCCGGCCGACGAACTCGAGGGCCACGCCGCGTTGCGCGATCAGGGCGTCGACATCGCCCTCGACGAGGGCGTCCACGAGCACGGCGTCGACGCGATCATCGGCTCGGGGGCGGCCGACGCGCTCGTCCTGAAACCAATGGCACTTGGCGGCGTCGATCGCGCGCGAGATATCGCGATCTGGACCAGCCAGCTCGGGGTAAAGACGATCGTGACGACGACGATCGACGCGGTCGCCGCCAGGACGGGCGCGGTGCATCTCGCCGCCGCGATCCCGGACGTGCCCGCCTGCGGGCTGGCGACCGGCGACCGGCTCGCGACCGATCTCGCGCGCGACCCGGTGTTGTTCGAGAACGGCGCGGCGGTCGTTCCGCAGGCGAAGGGTCTTGGGGTTTCGGACCTCTGGGAGGAGTGA
- a CDS encoding cob(I)yrinic acid a,c-diamide adenosyltransferase: MDIYTGRGDEGQTDLQTMDRISKASPRIEAYGTVDELNAFLGSTRPAPYDDLEDRLREIQNHLHIVQADFANPDLDAECPRIDPDHISQLEDWIDEYDSDLEPLTSFILPSGGDLGSRLHHGRTICRRAERRAVALSNEADINDHAVTYLNRLSDALFVFARLANARDDVSEEEPTY, encoded by the coding sequence ATGGACATCTACACGGGTCGCGGCGACGAGGGCCAGACCGATCTCCAGACGATGGATCGCATCTCGAAGGCCAGCCCCCGGATCGAAGCGTACGGAACGGTCGACGAACTCAACGCCTTCCTCGGATCGACGCGTCCGGCGCCGTACGACGATCTGGAAGATCGCCTCCGAGAGATCCAGAACCACCTCCACATCGTACAAGCCGACTTCGCGAACCCCGATCTCGACGCTGAGTGCCCCCGAATCGATCCAGACCACATCTCGCAACTCGAGGACTGGATCGACGAGTACGATTCCGATCTGGAGCCGTTGACCTCCTTTATCCTCCCGAGTGGCGGTGACCTGGGGAGTCGTCTTCATCACGGGCGGACCATCTGCCGGCGCGCAGAGCGTCGTGCCGTCGCACTTTCCAATGAGGCCGATATCAACGACCACGCCGTCACCTACCTGAATCGCCTCTCGGACGCCCTGTTCGTCTTCGCTCGCCTTGCGAATGCGCGTGACGACGTGTCAGAGGAAGAGCCGACGTACTGA
- a CDS encoding 1,4-dihydroxy-2-naphthoyl-CoA synthase, with translation MVSALFDEDRWEPVEGFDFRDLTYHRAVDSGTLRIAFDRPAVRNAFRPETVDELSEALSHAKRQTDVGCVLLTGNGPSPKDGGWAFCAGGDQSIRGEDGYQYAEENTDHGAADAEERTDSAPGPGRLHILDVQRQIRHLPKIVVCAVPGWAVGGGHSLHVVCDLTLASDEHAKFLQTDPDVASYDAGFGSAYLAKQIGQKKAREVFFLGKTYSAAEAAEMGMVNEAVPHEELEETALEWGERINAKSPTAMRMLKYGFNMADDGMVGQQVFAGEATRLGYMTDEAAEGRDAFLEGRDPDFDDFPWHY, from the coding sequence ATGGTTTCGGCACTCTTCGACGAGGACCGGTGGGAGCCGGTCGAAGGCTTCGACTTTCGTGACCTGACCTACCATCGTGCCGTGGACTCGGGAACGCTGCGGATCGCGTTCGACCGACCCGCGGTCCGCAACGCCTTCCGGCCAGAAACTGTCGACGAACTCTCCGAAGCGTTGAGCCACGCCAAGCGCCAGACCGACGTCGGCTGCGTCCTGTTGACCGGGAACGGCCCCTCCCCGAAGGACGGGGGCTGGGCGTTCTGTGCCGGCGGTGACCAGTCGATCCGGGGCGAAGACGGGTACCAGTACGCAGAGGAGAACACCGATCACGGAGCGGCCGACGCCGAGGAACGCACCGATTCCGCCCCTGGGCCCGGACGCCTCCACATCCTCGACGTGCAACGCCAGATCCGCCACCTCCCGAAGATCGTCGTCTGCGCCGTCCCCGGCTGGGCCGTCGGCGGCGGCCACTCGCTGCACGTCGTCTGTGACCTCACGCTCGCGAGCGACGAGCACGCAAAGTTCCTCCAGACCGACCCGGACGTCGCGAGCTACGACGCCGGCTTCGGCTCGGCGTACCTCGCCAAACAGATCGGCCAGAAGAAAGCCCGCGAGGTGTTCTTCCTCGGAAAGACCTACTCCGCCGCGGAGGCAGCCGAGATGGGGATGGTCAACGAGGCCGTCCCCCACGAGGAACTCGAAGAGACGGCCCTCGAATGGGGCGAACGGATCAACGCGAAGAGCCCGACGGCGATGCGGATGCTGAAGTACGGCTTCAACATGGCCGACGACGGCATGGTCGGACAGCAGGTGTTCGCCGGCGAGGCGACTCGGCTCGGCTACATGACCGACGAGGCCGCGGAGGGCCGAGACGCCTTCCTCGAGGGCCGTGATCCCGACTTCGATGACTTCCCCTGGCACTACTGA
- a CDS encoding helix-turn-helix domain-containing protein produces the protein MVEATLRITLPESMWITQLSRAHSETTFRILAAVPGPEFGFVVSRITGPDVPTVVEAMDAHDQLRELHVVTEHHSDEATVHFETNAPLVLFSPDASELPIRLPARVEDGEAELDVVGSRDQLAALADRLERVGIQYRIEHAREPIYDRHRLSDRQLDIVITAVEQGYYDTPRQCTLTELADHLDIAKSTCSETLHRAEEAVVKQFVEGRSST, from the coding sequence ATGGTGGAAGCAACGCTCAGGATTACGCTGCCCGAATCGATGTGGATCACGCAACTTTCGAGGGCGCACTCGGAGACGACGTTTCGAATCCTCGCGGCAGTCCCCGGCCCGGAGTTCGGGTTCGTCGTCAGCCGGATCACCGGGCCGGACGTGCCGACGGTCGTCGAGGCCATGGACGCACATGACCAGTTGCGCGAGCTACACGTGGTTACCGAACACCACAGCGACGAAGCGACGGTTCACTTCGAGACGAACGCGCCGCTGGTGCTCTTTTCGCCGGACGCCTCGGAACTCCCGATTCGGCTGCCAGCCCGCGTCGAAGACGGCGAGGCGGAACTCGACGTTGTCGGCTCACGAGACCAACTCGCCGCTCTCGCCGACCGACTCGAGCGCGTCGGTATCCAGTATCGGATCGAACACGCACGAGAGCCAATCTACGACCGACATCGACTCTCGGACAGACAGCTCGATATCGTCATAACCGCGGTTGAGCAGGGCTATTACGACACGCCGCGCCAATGTACGCTGACCGAACTCGCCGATCATCTCGACATTGCAAAGTCGACCTGCAGCGAGACACTCCATCGGGCAGAGGAGGCAGTGGTCAAGCAGTTCGTCGAGGGGCGATCGTCGACGTAA
- a CDS encoding AI-2E family transporter yields MRWSDSSNGGGPSETIGWWVFALALALVLVVALHTYLGWIVFGLFLYYVMRPVARRLQQQGVSPGLSALLSLGLVILPFVAVLGVLIVLLLAELAAIEATDVEGVLETLFPGLDIETLPTSEDELYAFIETLRSDPTIATFAPLVIGFVGTFTGQVFNALITFIFAFFLIRDERRITSWFRSTIVKRESNVYEYLKAVDRGLASVYFGYTLTIIVIGLVAALIYNVLNLVAPPGLAIPHAILLGLVTGLISVIPLLGRNLLYGSIVLYLTVVAFQTNLSYIWFPIIFYVVMGVLFDNIIRTYVRPFLSGRLFHTGMVMFAYLLGPAIFGWYGIFLGPFIMVVTIQFLRIQLPKILPD; encoded by the coding sequence ATGAGATGGAGCGATTCTTCGAACGGCGGAGGACCCTCTGAGACGATCGGCTGGTGGGTTTTCGCGCTCGCTCTTGCACTTGTCCTCGTTGTGGCCTTGCACACCTACCTTGGATGGATTGTGTTTGGACTCTTCCTTTACTACGTCATGCGGCCAGTTGCCAGACGTCTTCAACAGCAAGGCGTTTCACCGGGACTCTCTGCTCTCCTTTCACTTGGTCTGGTTATATTGCCATTCGTCGCAGTTCTGGGGGTGTTAATCGTTTTACTACTTGCAGAGCTTGCAGCGATAGAGGCGACGGACGTCGAAGGGGTACTGGAAACGCTATTTCCCGGGCTTGATATAGAGACACTCCCCACAAGTGAGGATGAACTCTACGCGTTCATTGAAACCCTACGGAGCGATCCAACCATCGCCACGTTTGCTCCGTTGGTGATCGGGTTCGTCGGGACGTTTACTGGACAAGTATTCAACGCATTGATCACATTCATCTTCGCGTTTTTCCTGATTCGAGACGAGCGAAGAATCACTTCCTGGTTTCGATCCACCATTGTAAAGCGGGAGTCAAACGTGTACGAATATTTGAAAGCGGTTGATCGAGGGCTCGCTTCGGTCTATTTTGGATATACGCTTACTATTATTGTGATCGGTCTTGTGGCCGCACTTATCTATAACGTGTTGAATCTCGTTGCTCCGCCAGGTCTCGCAATCCCTCATGCGATACTTCTCGGTTTAGTCACTGGACTGATTTCAGTGATTCCACTCCTCGGTCGGAATCTGCTGTATGGGTCGATCGTTCTTTATCTCACTGTCGTAGCCTTCCAAACAAATTTGTCATATATTTGGTTCCCGATCATATTCTACGTAGTGATGGGAGTCCTCTTCGACAACATCATCCGGACGTATGTCCGGCCCTTCCTTTCCGGACGTCTCTTTCACACGGGGATGGTCATGTTCGCGTATCTCCTGGGACCAGCAATTTTCGGGTGGTATGGGATATTCCTCGGCCCGTTCATCATGGTTGTCACCATTCAATTTCTGCGGATCCAACTACCGAAAATTCTCCCCGATTGA
- a CDS encoding TrmB family transcriptional regulator: MSQTAEAVNAMESLGLTEYESRCFVALTRLSKGTAKEVGRVADVPRSRVYDTVKRLEERGLVEVQRSEPQEYKAVPIDMATRRIREDYDSRVNAAENALQQVEEPESKDDEGMWAITQPDHVADRIVTFVDDAEETIHYLLADEEVVEQRTLDAVRRATDRDVDVVVEVPSDDLCDRVERGVPDAKIVVESDLGATNPVYSEWPGQLLMVDKGAIVAAGLKESGLPDVTQQMAMWTYGHDHGFAAWLRELLDDRLGRTDAGA, from the coding sequence GTGTCCCAGACCGCCGAAGCGGTCAACGCGATGGAGTCACTCGGTCTGACGGAGTACGAATCTCGATGCTTCGTCGCACTGACACGGCTGTCGAAGGGGACGGCGAAGGAAGTCGGCCGGGTGGCCGACGTCCCGCGCTCGCGCGTCTACGACACCGTCAAGCGCCTCGAAGAGCGGGGTCTCGTCGAGGTGCAGCGGTCGGAACCCCAGGAGTACAAGGCCGTGCCGATCGACATGGCGACCCGGCGCATCCGCGAGGACTACGACTCCCGGGTCAACGCCGCCGAAAACGCACTCCAACAGGTCGAAGAACCCGAATCGAAAGACGACGAGGGAATGTGGGCGATCACCCAGCCCGATCACGTCGCCGACCGTATCGTGACGTTCGTCGACGACGCCGAGGAGACGATCCACTACCTCCTGGCCGACGAGGAGGTCGTCGAACAGCGGACCCTCGACGCCGTCCGGCGTGCGACCGACCGCGACGTCGACGTGGTCGTCGAAGTACCCAGCGACGACCTCTGTGATCGGGTCGAGCGCGGTGTTCCGGACGCGAAGATCGTCGTGGAGTCGGATCTTGGGGCGACAAACCCGGTCTACTCCGAGTGGCCGGGACAGCTCCTGATGGTCGACAAGGGGGCGATTGTCGCGGCGGGGCTCAAAGAGAGCGGCCTCCCTGACGTGACCCAGCAGATGGCGATGTGGACGTACGGACACGACCACGGATTTGCCGCGTGGCTGCGCGAACTGCTCGACGATCGGCTCGGGCGCACGGACGCCGGCGCCTGA
- a CDS encoding MarR family transcriptional regulator: MSFSALEAELSEDERAGLELVRETGGIHQSDFWKELDVSSRKGSRIVESLVEKELVDREDAVYGGHNTYYITPTARDLDFTLLMAGDMLSPFIGEEEVDPNSDAFSQWIMNLAYQE; this comes from the coding sequence ATGAGTTTCTCAGCCCTCGAAGCCGAACTATCCGAGGACGAGCGCGCCGGGCTCGAACTCGTCCGCGAGACCGGCGGCATCCACCAGAGCGACTTCTGGAAGGAACTCGACGTCTCCTCGAGAAAGGGAAGCCGAATCGTCGAATCGCTCGTCGAGAAGGAACTCGTCGACCGCGAGGACGCGGTCTACGGCGGACACAACACCTACTACATCACGCCGACCGCCCGTGATCTGGACTTCACACTGCTGATGGCCGGCGACATGCTCTCGCCGTTTATCGGCGAGGAGGAGGTCGATCCCAACAGCGACGCCTTCTCGCAGTGGATCATGAACCTGGCCTACCAGGAGTAG
- a CDS encoding 1,4-dihydroxy-2-naphthoate polyprenyltransferase: MSTATVSRTRAWVMAARPQTLPAAAAPVLVGTAIAVHEGVFAPVPALLAFVGAALIQVGTNFANDYYDAVRGADTDDRDGFTRVTQAGLIPPERVKLATVVTFGLAILSGTYLVYVGGLPILAIGLVSVLCGWAYTGGPYPLGYHGLGDVFVFVFFGVVAVMGTVYVQAAATLAEPLTTTIPPGTIPIEAFVASLPIGALATAILVVNNVRDLETDRETGKRTLAVRLGYRASRLQYVGLLALAYLVPVWFWLAAGFGPAVLAPLVTLPFAAVVARPVLARTDGKALNPALEATGKLLALYAALFAAGVVLA; the protein is encoded by the coding sequence ATGAGTACGGCCACGGTCTCGCGGACCAGAGCCTGGGTGATGGCCGCCCGCCCGCAGACGCTGCCGGCGGCCGCCGCGCCGGTCCTCGTCGGAACGGCGATCGCCGTCCACGAGGGCGTGTTCGCACCCGTACCGGCGCTTCTCGCGTTCGTCGGCGCGGCCCTGATCCAGGTCGGCACCAACTTCGCGAACGACTACTACGACGCCGTCCGCGGCGCGGACACGGACGACCGAGATGGCTTCACGCGAGTGACCCAGGCGGGACTGATTCCGCCCGAACGAGTCAAGCTCGCAACGGTCGTCACCTTCGGGCTGGCGATCCTTTCGGGCACCTACCTCGTCTACGTCGGCGGCCTCCCGATCCTCGCGATCGGACTCGTGAGCGTTCTCTGTGGCTGGGCGTACACCGGTGGCCCCTACCCCCTCGGCTACCACGGACTCGGCGACGTCTTCGTCTTCGTCTTCTTCGGGGTCGTCGCCGTGATGGGGACCGTCTACGTGCAGGCGGCCGCGACGCTCGCCGAACCCCTGACGACGACGATTCCTCCGGGAACCATCCCGATCGAGGCGTTCGTCGCGAGCCTCCCCATCGGGGCGCTCGCGACCGCGATTCTGGTCGTCAACAACGTCCGCGATCTGGAGACGGACCGTGAGACGGGCAAGCGGACGCTCGCGGTGCGTCTTGGCTACCGCGCCAGCCGACTCCAGTACGTCGGGCTGCTCGCGCTCGCGTACCTCGTTCCGGTCTGGTTCTGGCTCGCGGCCGGCTTCGGGCCGGCGGTGCTCGCCCCCCTGGTGACGCTCCCCTTCGCCGCGGTCGTCGCCCGACCCGTCTTGGCGCGGACCGACGGGAAGGCGCTGAACCCCGCCCTCGAGGCGACCGGAAAGCTGCTCGCACTCTACGCTGCGCTGTTCGCCGCCGGGGTGGTGCTTGCGTGA
- the gatC gene encoding Asp-tRNA(Asn)/Glu-tRNA(Gln) amidotransferase subunit GatC, whose protein sequence is MSDDAVSPEEVRHVAELARIDLEDDQVDQFSRQFADILEYFETLDEVPSVDREADLTNVMRPDEVRDSLASDDALANATETEDGYFKGPNVS, encoded by the coding sequence ATGAGCGACGACGCCGTGAGCCCCGAGGAGGTCCGCCACGTCGCCGAGTTGGCCCGAATCGATCTGGAGGACGATCAGGTCGATCAGTTCAGCCGGCAGTTCGCAGACATCCTCGAGTACTTCGAGACCCTAGACGAGGTGCCGTCGGTCGATCGCGAGGCCGACCTGACGAACGTGATGCGACCCGACGAGGTCCGCGATTCCTTAGCAAGCGATGACGCGCTTGCGAACGCGACCGAAACCGAGGACGGCTACTTCAAGGGGCCGAACGTCTCCTGA
- a CDS encoding NRDE family protein: MCTLVLAWQVFADAPVAVAANRDEAVGRPSTRPAVYREAPLVIAPRDTEAGGTWIGYNEHGVFAGITNRWTDADLGSERSRGLLVGDALAAPTAAVAADRIEAAVERDEYDGFSLVVADAETAVCYTWDGDLERIAFDPGVHVVVNVAVDDAVDVPRSRVEAARLQADSAGAIRAELEPEPVEDLTSWLDRARSVLGDHEYGACVHGDGFGTRSSSLLALGSEDRYLFADGAPCSTPYEPVSIDREGHI, encoded by the coding sequence GTGTGCACCCTCGTTCTCGCCTGGCAGGTGTTCGCCGACGCACCGGTTGCCGTCGCGGCCAACCGCGACGAGGCCGTCGGCAGGCCGTCGACCCGGCCGGCCGTCTATCGCGAAGCCCCTCTCGTTATCGCCCCCCGCGACACCGAGGCCGGAGGCACCTGGATCGGGTACAATGAGCATGGCGTCTTCGCCGGGATCACCAACCGGTGGACCGACGCCGATCTCGGGAGCGAGCGCTCCCGCGGGCTGCTCGTCGGTGATGCGCTCGCGGCGCCGACCGCAGCGGTAGCCGCCGATCGGATCGAAGCCGCTGTCGAGCGCGACGAGTACGACGGGTTCAGTCTCGTCGTGGCCGACGCAGAGACGGCCGTCTGCTACACCTGGGACGGTGACCTCGAACGAATCGCCTTCGACCCGGGCGTCCACGTGGTGGTCAATGTCGCCGTCGACGACGCAGTCGACGTGCCACGGTCGCGAGTGGAAGCCGCCCGACTGCAGGCCGACAGCGCCGGCGCGATTCGGGCCGAACTCGAGCCCGAACCAGTCGAAGACCTCACGTCGTGGCTCGACCGGGCTCGGTCGGTCCTCGGCGACCACGAGTACGGCGCCTGCGTTCACGGCGACGGGTTCGGCACCCGGTCGTCGTCGTTGCTCGCACTCGGGTCCGAAGATCGGTACCTGTTCGCGGACGGGGCGCCGTGTTCGACTCCCTACGAACCGGTCTCCATCGACCGCGAAGGCCACATTTAA